CTTAGGAAGGCCCGATTCGATTAAAGCGGAAACCAGCGAAACTAAAAATGTGCCAGTTCCAACTGCCAGCACTTTTGATTGCCGGTAAAGTTGAAAACGGTATGCTCCCGAATCACCGAAACTGTTTAAAAATTCTATTTGGGAAGCATATGTTTTAAGAATTTGCTCCTTTAACTGATGCGGACGATCTTGACTGACATCTCGAACAAATCCGTTTTGATATAATACTTCTGCAATTTCAAACACCCGATCACGGTGGGGAATTGGCAATCGGTCTGTCATCTCCCCCAACGAATGCTCTCCGTTAAACATCGGCAGCAGCTTTTCCACCCACTGATCGATCATACTGCCTTCCATTCGAAACGAGCTTTCGTTGTTCCGAAAATACACACCTCCGCTGTTTGACTCAGGGAGGAAAAATGTGTCTCTTTTTACTTTCAGACGCATAGACGGGGTCAACTTTGTCATGTCGCTCCTCCTTACCCGTAAGGCTGGTTACCATTCTGACTGATAGGCTCTCTTATCATCTTATGTATCGGGATTTGTCTCATATGTCCTTATCTTAAAGAGAAATCGAACGGTCTCTCTCAGCTTGTTGTACTTTAAACCACTTAAAGATGGAGCTGCCCTGTGATGGACAACTCCAATCTTTTTCGCACGATCTTCGTGAACAGTTAACCGCTGCAGCGTCCTCCACAGCGACCGCCGCATCTTCCTCCGCAACGTCCTCCGCATCTAAAACAATTCGAGCATCTAAAGCAGTTAGCGCACCGAAAACAGTTAAAGCAAAAAAAGCAAAAAAAGCAGCTAAAACCACCGCACTGCCGGGCCTGATCAATGTGGTGCTGATTTTGATCCCAAGGAACGGCCTCATTTGCCTGGAAATCACCGACATTCAAATTTTGAAGTTCGTTTTGGAATTCATCCATTTTCATAACCTCCGTAAATGTAATAAAAAATGCTTCTGAAAGAGGAGCTAAATAAATTCCCTTCTTTTGTTTCCTCTCCTTCAACAAAGTATGAAGAATAATTGGGTATTGTTACTGATTCAAATGCCTATTTTAGTAGTCTTGTCTTACTTAAGGGAAATAGGTACTTTTTCACAATTCGAATTAATAAAACGACTCTTTATATCCCTCAAACAACCTGCCGCCATGCCGTTCCAATACTTTATCGGTCAATGTACTTAAAGCTTCACTGTTTCCCGTTTTCATAAAGGTATGAAAGCCTTCTACATATCGTTCACATAAGTGGCTATCGTATTGAAACAAAGAACGATACATCCACTTTCCCTGTCCAATCCAATGTCCATCTGCTCTCAAGACAAATTCAGAAACCAGATCAAAGAGCTTAATAGCCACAAATATTTTTTCTTTATCATCCGTACAGCTGTTTAAATCATCTAATAAATCTGTGATCATAAATCGCATATGTTCTTGCTTCTCTTCCACCCATTCAAAAGGACCATTTCTTATACATTCTTTGGCTTTATCTTGAATTTCTAAGGCTGATCCATCATCTTTTAGTATAATTCCTTCGGCACACATTCTGAGTATCGAAGGAATACCTTCTATACGACTCATTTCAAAAGCAAAAGATAGAGACGTTCGATTATAAACAAACGCTTCAATTTTCCATTGGAAACAACAAAAGCATTGTCGAAAAGAGGATGACTGTGTTTCATCCAGGATAACGACATCCAAATCTGAATGTTCAGTCAACTCTCCGCTTGCTGCACTCCCACCCAAAAAAGCAACATTACAATGAGGAAATGATTGTTGAATAAAATGTCGTGCAGCTGTTTTTTCCGCCATTTTCATTGGGATTTCCTCCTAAAGTAAAAATGCTCTTACATACGACATGTTATTCACCAAAAGATTGTAAGTGACCTAAGAAATGCACATAGTATTTTGAAAGTTAGATAGAGGGAAATAAAAGACAAAGGTATTTTTAAGAATGTGCAATCTTGTAATGGGATGGTTCAATTTTCGTTGACTTCTTTTTTAACATTTTTAAACAGTTAGCTGCTCAATTCCAATATTCCCTTTATTGTAACTAAGACTTCTTTCACTTCGGCGTTTTTTACGGATTGGTCTAAATTCAGCCATGATATCCCCGGGATAACGAGGACAAAACATGACATAACAAGCATAATGGCCCAATTAGGAAAAGCTGCAGGATCTCTTATCATCATTCCTAGCACCAATGACACCACTGCTGTAAACACCCCTATAATAAAAGGAGACGGAAATTGAATTCTGTTAACATTATCTACATAGATAATAAAAGAATCTATTTTAACCTGTAATAGCTTTTTTTCTTCTGTTGTTAATTTACCGATTCCTTCGTTTAATAATGATATATTTCGGTAGAAAGTCAAATCGAACTTCTTCTGGGTGATCTTGGTTTTCATCAAGTAGTTTTGGAGTTCTAGAAGAAATACTTCTATTTCCGGTTCATTCAACACTTTACTCCATTGATCTCTGATTATCCTACGATTTGTTTTCAACATGAACCCAGCTCCCAAGTAATGTTCAACCCTTCAACACTATCCTATTTTCTTTCCAAACCCGTTATTCGTATCATTAACCTTGGCTTTGTTAAAGATTAATGTTGATAATAAGTAAATTAATAAAAAACCTAAATCAAGTGTATCCTTGTTCTTCATCACGTTTTTCCTTTTAAACCTAACGTATCCGCTATATTTAATTCTCCCAAATACTATGATAGACTTTTCCTACCTCTCACAACTGAATCTAGAGCTCTATATAAAACGCCCTCCCATAATGATGTAATAAAAATTACAACAACTATGAACAATCTTAAGAAAATATTAAAATATCTGGGTCTCTTTAAATTCTTGAACCATGACAGTTCCTCTTTTGCTATAAACAAATTCCCAACGACAGCCATTACAAAAACAATTTCCCAAGCTTCCATAATCCATGTGTCGCTCGACTCTTATATTTTTCGTTGTTCAACTCTAGTTAGCTGAATAAAGAATACTTATATACAAAATTTGGACAAACGTAAACTATTGTAAGTATCTATCATTTCAAATACAAACGATGTTAGTAAGAATTTAACAGAGCCTTAACCTAAAAAAACACAAGGACATTGATTAAAAATCCTTGTGTTTCAACAATTATGCTTTAATTTCTTCAAGTAAATCTTCTAATGTCTTCTGGCTGGCTTTTACATTTCTCTCATATAAGTTTAAGATCATTTGACCGTACCTGTCTCCAGGAACTGCCCACTTTCCATTTAATCCAACCCAGGTTGTGGCTGAACCTCTTTCTACTAGTTGAAATCTCGGATCTACTAAAGGATACTTATCTGGCAGAGCAGATGAGGAACTATACGCATACAAGTGCTGCATGTGTGCAAGTACCCCTTCCTCTGGAGTATCAAAACTTGCTCCGGGGTTATCGGGTCCGGTTGCTCCTAATCCGCAAAAGTTATTTTGTTCAGGCTTTACAACACCAGTAAAACGGAAAAAATCGGTTTCATGTAATGCTTGAGCGAAAGCAACATCTCCTCTTATGCCGTAATATTCTCCATATTTCAAATAGTAATATCCCAATTCAGGTGCATCGGAATGAATTGATTTTGCAAATTGATTTAAAAGGTCTGGTGAAAGAATCGTATCACCTAAAATAGAATAATTTTCTTCATCCACGTCGTCATTGTCTTCATGATCAATGATAATAAAAGCATCCTCAATCCCTAGCTGCCTTATCCGTTCTACACGTGTTTCTGCATTATCTCTATATTTAAATGACCCAGCTTGAACCCGGTACCATATTTTATCGGAAATCGTCGTTAATACAACAAATGCTTCTATTCCGTTGTCTTTTAATAAAGCAGCACGGTTTTCGGCATTTTCTCTATTTTCAAAAGACCCCGCTATCACTTTGTACAAGGTGCCATAATCTTGTTTTTGCTGAAGGTTAAAAGCCTCTTCTAATCCATTAACATGTCCGCGTGCAACCGCCTGCCGCCATGATGATTCTCTCATGATTGCTGCATCGCTACTATTATCAATAAATCCGTTTTCTGTTAGTAATGCCGGCATTCTTGTTTCTCTTAATACATGAAAATTAGCTTTTTTCTTTCCTCGAGTAGATAAACGATTAACAGAAGTAATATGATTATGCATAATATCTCTCAATCGAGCCGTTTGAGAAGAATCAGATAAACTATTGTGGATATAATCTTCATATCCTCTTGCTTGACGATTAAATGCATTACAATGAATAGATAAAAAATAATCAGCATTCCATTGATTAGCATCATTGGTTCGCTGGGTTAAACTTACGGTTTTATCGGTTCTTCTACTCATTCTTACTTCAACATTTTGGTATTCGTTTAACAAAATATTTCTTATTCTTAATGCAATATCCAAATTAACAGCTTTTTCTAGTAATCCATTCCCACTAGCTCCTGTGTCGCTTCCTCCATGTCCGGGGTCTAAATACAGCTTCATCATAAACCCTCCCTTCCTCATTCATCATATGGACCAAATGGTTTGATGTGTGGACAAACATACTAAGTCATCTACAATCCGCATGTTTTTTTCAAAAAATTCCGTTATTAACCATTCATGTATGGTATATTTTTACTATACAACATAAAAATTTACGTATTATTATCTCACTACAAAAGGATGATTTAATATGAATAATCACGAAATCGATTATACGTTATACGGAGATGACATGCAGTTTGTAGAAGTGGAATTGGATCCTGATGAAACCGTTATTGCGGAAGCAGGCGGTTTGATGATGATGGAAGATAATATTAGAATGGAAACTATCTTTGGAGATGGTTCTAGTTCATCTAATGATGGAGGCATCGTCGGAAAATTGATTGGTGCTGGAAAACGAGTCGTTACAGGAGAAAGTCTCTTCATGACTACTTTTACAAACGAAGGGAACGGTAAAAAACGCGTCTCCTTTGCTTCCCCTTATCCCGGAAAAATTATTCCCATGGATTTAAGCGAAATAAATGGAAAATTAATATGTCAAAAAGACGCTTTCCTTGCAGCAGCAAAAGGCGTTTCTATCGGGGTGGAATTTCAACGGAAAATAGGTACCGGTTTTTTCGGCGGAGAAGGCTTTATCATGCAAAAACTCGAAGGGGATGGAATGGCATTCATCCACGCTGGCGGCACCATTCATAAAAAAGAGCTGGAACCTGGGGAAACATTGCGTGTCGACACAGGTTGTCTCGCTGCAATGACAGGAGAGGTAGATTACGATGTGGAGTTTGTCGGCGGTGTGAAAACTGCATTATTTGGCGGAGAGGGAGTCTTTTTCGTTACCTTGCGAGGACCAGGAACCGTTTGGGTTCAAACCCTTCCATTCAGCCGTCTGGCAAGCCGTGTGTTTGCTGCTATGCCTCAAGAAGGAGGATCTAAAGGAGAGGGCAGTCTTGCCGGCAGTTTGTTTAATAATATCTTTGGCGGGGATAGAAGATAGTTTTTTAGGGAAGATCATTCCACAACCATTTAGGCGAACGAAGCAGACATGATTTTGAAGTGATGAATCACCTCATGGAATATTATTAATTCGATTAAAGCGTTTCACTGCTTAGAAAGCTAGAAATTTTTAAGGGAAATTGTCATTTCTCATCTCTATTAGAAATGATGAAGGGGCTGTCCCAAAAGGTTTTTTTCAGCTGAAGTTAATTAAAAAACTTAGCCGACCCACGTTATGGGGCAACCCCTTTTTAAAGATGCTGAATGAATGAAGTAGCAATGGTGAAGTAAATGAATAATCCAATAATGTCATTGAGCGTAGTAATAAACGGTCCGGATGCGACAGCCGGGTCAATATGAAGTTTATTAATAATCAGCGGAAGGACCGCTCCAATGAAAGCAGCAACACTTAAAGTGAGGAAAATAGAAACAGCAACAATTCCTGCAAGCATGGGACTGTCGTATATAATGCTAACCGTTATAATAAGTACCACCGCACATATTAGTCCCATCAGCACACCGGTGCCAAGTTCACGCTTTAACATTTGCGAAATTCCTTTTCTTTCAAACGAACCTGTTGCTAAGCTGCGTACAACGACAGCCAAGGACTGTGTGCCTGTATTACCAGCCGAATCCATAATTAACGGAATAAACACCGATAACAACACAACTGCCTCCAAGGTTTCTTCATATTGCCCTATGACATTTGCGGTTATCAGACCAAGAAACATGAGAAGCACAATCCAGGGCGCTCTTTTTTTAGCCGCTTGAACAGCAGTCAAATTCGTATCCGTTGACCCTTTTGAAGCAGAAATCTCACCAATATCTTCTGTCATTTCATCTTCTAGTACATCCATGACGTCATCCACTGTCACAATACCAACTAGGTCTTTTTGTTTATTAACAACCGGTACAGCTAGAAGATCGTATGTTTTTATCATTCTAGCTACTTCTTCCTGGTCAAGGTCATCCTCTGCAGAAACTACTCGTGTGCTCATAATATCTCGTATATCGGCATTTTCGTTATTTACTATCACATCACGAAGCGATACTACTCCAACAAGACTCCCTTCTCCATTTACCACATACAAATAATAAATTGTTTCTACATCCTGACCCGTTTTTCTAAGAAAAGTCATGACATCTCTAACGGTTTGGTCTGCAAAAATTTCTAAATATTCCTTCGTCATGATGGCCCCTGCCGTTTCGCGGGGATAGGACAAAATTTCTCGTACCTTGGCTGCTTCGGCCGGGTCCATCATTTTAAGCAGGGACTCTTTTCGTTCTTCCATTGGAATTTTATCAAAAAATGCAGCTGCATCGTCTGCACTTACTTCATTCAACATTTCAGCTGCATAATTTTCATTCATTTCTTTTACTGTGAAAAATTGGTCTTCATAATCCATTTCTTGAAATATATCGGAAAACTCCGCCGGTGTCAGCCACTCATAAAGAAGACGGCGTTCTTGTTTTTCCAGTTCCCGGATGACTTGCATCTGATCATTTGCATGCCAATCTAAAAACGTTTCTCGAAAAGTACGCTCATCATGCTCCTTTAACCAATTCCTTACTTGTTTTTTCATTTGATCTATCGAATCTTGAATCATTCTATGTACCTCCTTTCACGCAGTCCATTCTCAAATATCTTTATTATTCCTCCATACTCTGTGATACAAACCCTTTAATATAAACAAAAGTGTAAATGCCTTAAAAGTTCGGCTAAGGTAAAAGAACTTCTCCTAAATAACGCACACGTCGACTTGCGGGAAGTACTAATGTCGTCTATACCACAGGACGTGCACGTCTTCTTTATCGTGTGTGCCCGAACGCCTGGATGCTGAAGCTAGACATTACCAAATAATATAGAACAGCTGAAAAAGTATCATTTTACAGACAAAAAAACCGCCCTGATTAGGACGGCTCTTGTAACAACTATATTTATATTATTCTTTAGGTTTTTCCTTCAAAGCTTCTCCTTTTTTGCCTTCATACCGTAATCCCCAGCTGGTCAATGCAGCAATAAGCATAATGAGAGCTAAAAACCAGCCATGAAAGACAAATGGAAATACTTCGTTTGGCTGGACAATCGGAAGCCAGTTGTATGTCTCCTGCATGCTCTGAATGGTGGACCAGCCTAGTAAAACAGGTGCTCCCCATGGGAAAATATAGCCTAAAGCAGAAGTAACAGCGTCGAGCATATTCGCTCTTCTATATCGGTGAATACGATATTTTTCTCCTATGGCTCTGACAAAAGGGGCAGCAGCAATTTCGGCTGCTGTATTAATTGTAATGGCACTATTTAAAAGCGCCACAATTCCCCACATCGCCGATTCTGCCCGGCGCATCGAGGAGCGAACCCACTTAATAACACCATTTGTGATCGCCTGCATGGTTCCTCCTAAATGCATAAGATGAGCAGCTGCTACAATTAATAATATTAACACAGCCATATTCACATATCCTTTAATTCCTTCAATAAGCGCGCCTTGTATAATATCATCGGATGAAGCATCAAAATGAATAATATCACTGAATGTTCCTAAGTTTAATAACAAAATTAACGGAATCGAAGAAATGATTCCCCATGTTAAAGAAGTTAATAGATGATGACCGCTTAACGCTAAAATAAGGACTAAAACAAAAGGCAGCAGCATAATCAAACCGATTGGATCGGTTGAATTCATAATAGTAGAAAGAGATCCTTGTTCTCCGATCGGAGCTGAACTTCCTCCAAAAACAGCAAATAACAGAACAGAAGGAACAGCTGCTGCAATCGAATATTTAAAACGGCTTCGCACAACTCCTGGTACATCTGCATTTTGTGTGGTAGCAGAAACAATAGTCGTATCCGAAACAGGAGCTAAATTATCACCAAATACTGCTCCTGCTAAAATCGCTCCAAAAAGCATAACGGGATCAGCTCCTGTTGCTACTCCTGCCGGAAACATTAACGTACAAAAAGCAACAGTAGTACCGTATCCTGTTCCAACTGCAGTAGAAAATACAGCAGCTAGAATGAATGTAAGCGCAACAAACAGTCCTCCGGTAACGCCTGTCGCTATACCTATCCATACAAGACCTTCTACTAATCCGCCCAGCTGCAGCACTTGAGAAAACATCCCTGCATAAAACCAAGCTACAATAGCTACAACCCCTACAGGTTGAGACAAACCTTCAAACAAACCTTGAGCATAATGTTCCCATCGGCTTTTACAAAGCAGCAAGCCAATGGTCAGTCCAATCATCGCTCCCATTACTAAACCGATTTCAGAAGATATCTGTAATACACTGATCGTCACAGCCCAGGCCACAAAAAAGACAAGTGGTAAAGCCGCCCCAAATGGTCCGAACCGGAAATGTAATGAGGTAATTTTATTTCCATTTTCTGAATGGTCCGACATATGTTTCACCTTCATTTCCAATCAATTTTACATTAGAAAAACTCGGCTTATCGACGAGTCCTTATGGCGAAAGCCAAAGTTTTACTTAATACTGTTTACCAATAAAAATTTTATACTTTCCTAACAGTGCAAAAAAGTTAAAAATCCAATTTTCTATTATGAAGGGTTCTCACTTACAATTCAATAATTACTTTCTTTCTTCCTGCTTTTTAGAAAAACTCTGCTTGCTCGCCGAGACCTTAAGCAATATACCAAATGAAAACTTTCCTTTAGAAAAACTTAGCTTCCCGCCAAGTTCCAAAATGGCAATATACTTTGACCCTTTAACAAATTTAAACTTTTCCAAAGTATAAAAAAGAAGCCGCAAAAGTATATACTCAAGCGGCTTGTACTACATTCTCCTGTATTAAAGATCCTTACGAACTTCCCGAATCACATGTGCTAACTCAGGTATGATGATTTTATTCATAGCCAAACGTACGGCTCCTGAGGAACCAGGCATCGAAAAGATAGCTGTGTCATGATACACTCCTGCAACAGCTCTGCTTAAAATGGCAGCAGATCCTATATCTTCCACATAGCTTAAATAGCGAAATAATTCACCGAAACCAGGTATTTCTTTTTCGAGCATCTTTTGTACAGCTTCATATGTAGTGTCACGTTTCGCTATCCCTGTACCGCCATTTAATAAAACTGCATCAATTTTTTCGTCCTTAGCGGCATTATCAATCAATTGTTGTATGTCTTCGTATTCATCTTTTACAATTCTATGGTCTTGGACAGTATAGTTGGCTGATTCAAGGAATTCACTTATTAACCTGCCGCTTTTGTCATCCTCTTTTGTCCGTGTGTCTGAAACTGTAATAATCATACAAGCCGCTGTATGCGGTGCTTCATTACGATGTTCTGTCACTGACATACTTTTTCCACTCCTTTACCTTAATCGTAATCATTATGATCTATTGTAACATATCAAAGTATCTACTCATAAAACGAATGCTATTATCGCAGACTATTTACTAAACAGTTAAGAGGAGTGATTGACGTGAGCGACTGGAACGAGCAAGCGAGCAGAAATAACAACATCCAACCTGATATCACATTTAAAAAAGAAAAATTAACGGAAAAAAAGATTCAATACGATGTCCAAGAGCAGTTTGATATGGATGCAGAAGAAACAGACATTAAGCCGAAAAGAAATGGATAGTATTTCGGATAGATTGGCTAGTATTTTGATAAAAACGGCTAGTAAATCGTTTCGTTCGCCTAGTAAATGCTAATTCCCGGCCAGCATTTGAAATAAATGGAAAAATCCTCAAAAAAGCATCCTTCATTTACTTAAAAAGATGGCAAGCTAAATGCTGCCTTGCCGTCTTTTTTGATCTTTCTACTCATTTTTTAAGAATAAGATTTCTTTTTAAATAGAAAACTAATCTGTAGATCCTTTTATGGAGGATAATCAGATGACGACACAGCTTATTGAAGTTTATGTTCCGCAAGAAACATTTCCTGTAATAAAAAACGCAGTAGAAAAGTTCGACATTATTTCCCAATGGACGTCATATGAGTCCTCGGATTATATACTTGTTCGAATTTTAGTAGAAACCAAACATTCAGAAGAAATTCTAAATTATTTAGAGCAAGCATCTAATCAAAATGACAAATTAAGTGCCCTATTATTTTCCTTGAAAACCTATATTCCACACTTAGAAGATAAAAAAGAAGAATTAGAAGGAGAAGACGAAAAATCAGAAGAACGAGATCTGATCCGTGCAAGCCGGCATGAACTATATTCCGTCGTTTTGGAATCAAGTAAGATCAGTAAAAGTTTCTCTTGGTTTTTATTATTGTCGGCGCTTGTAGCTACAGCCGGCATTGTAAAAAACAGTCCTGCTATTGTTATCGGTGCGATGATGATAGCCCCAATCATCGGTCCTTTTTCAGCGGTTGCATTTGCTTCTGTGCTAGGAGACTATAAGTTGTTACGGCAGGCTTTAGTATCAGCTTTATATGGCCTCATCCTTCCTATAGGAGTTGCGATCACGTTCGGGTATTTTTTTGCCCTTCCCGTTAATAGTCAAGAATTTTTATCACGCATGAATATTGAATTAATTGATATTATTGCGGCCCTGGCGTCTGGGGCTGCAGGAGCGATTTCGTTTGTAAAACGCGTGTCCGAAGCCTTCGTCGGGGTGATGGTGTCTGTCGCTTTGCTGCCGCCAGCTGTCGTATTTGGTATGATGGTTGGAGCGGCAAAATGGGAGGGTGCCCTTACTCCACTTCTATTATTGTTAGTGAACACTTCATCTATTGTTCTATCTGCTATTGTTGTCTTTTGGTTAAGCGGCATTAAACCAGTAAACTGGCAGGAAATACAAGAAGCTTATACTTCACGGAAGTTTTCCTTGCTGTTTGTTCTTCTTATCATTCTCACTTTATTTGCAGTCATTTTCTTTATTCAATTTTAGAAAAAAGAATCTTTCATTTGCCAGTACCTGCTCTTTATTTAAAAATTGACATTGCGGAGTTTATGAGCTTTGATCTCTTTTGACGGGGCCATGCCCCACATTTTGAACAGAAAGCTTAACATTTGAACCGTGCTCGAGAAAATATTTGTGAAATTATGTATTTATGATCTACTTTTTCACTTATTACTTACTCTTTTATGAACAACTTCGCTGCTTAGCAGGCTCATTAGAAAAACTCAGCTTGCCGCCGAGATCTTATGGCGGAAGTCGTAGTTTTGCTTATACTTTTATCCTTTAACTTTTCTAAAGTACAAAAAAGAGCCATCCCCTTTCTGGTTTGGGGAAAGCTCCAAAACAATTAATATAATGTTTTTAAAGAGTCTCTGCTGTAAGGCAGCAGCTCTTCCGCTTTACCGTTGCGAATTTTTTCGACCCACTCCGGGTCCTTTAATAGAGAACGTCCGATGGCGACAAGATCAAATTCTTCATTATTCAGTCTTTTCATCAAACCGTCCAGACTGGTTGTTTCAGCGCCTCTGCCGCTTGTGAATTCTTCGTCAAGACCTACTGAACCAACAGAAATGGCTGGTTTACCCGTTAATTTTTTCGTCCAGCCAGCAAGGTTTAAGTTAGAGCCTTCAAACTCCGGCTCCCAGAAACGGCGAGTTGAACAGTGAAAAATATCAACACCTGCTTCTGTTAGAGGTTTTAAAAAACGCTCTAACTCGTCAGGTGAATCAGCAAGCTTTGCTCCGTAGTCACTCATTTTCCATTGAGAAAAACGCAGAATAATTGGAAAACCAGGGCCGACTTCACGACGGCATGCTTCTATGACTTCGACAGCAAAACGAGTGCGGCTCACTATATCACCGCCATAACGATCTGTCCGCTGGTTTGTTTTTTCCCAGAAGAACTGATCGATTAAATAACCATGTGCCCCATGCAGTTCAATTCCGTCAAAACCGATCCGTTTTGCAGCAGCTGCTCCTTGAGCATAAGCTTCCACCATCTGTTCGATTTCTTTTTCGGTCATAGGCTCTGTTACCTTTTCACCGGATAAGTTGAGACCGGATGGCCCAACCGGGAGTGCTTCTTTGTTTGGCAGGTCGCCGATATTTCTTGTCATACCGACGTGCCATAACTGAGGCACAATTTTTC
This DNA window, taken from Alteribacillus bidgolensis, encodes the following:
- the mgtE gene encoding magnesium transporter: MIQDSIDQMKKQVRNWLKEHDERTFRETFLDWHANDQMQVIRELEKQERRLLYEWLTPAEFSDIFQEMDYEDQFFTVKEMNENYAAEMLNEVSADDAAAFFDKIPMEERKESLLKMMDPAEAAKVREILSYPRETAGAIMTKEYLEIFADQTVRDVMTFLRKTGQDVETIYYLYVVNGEGSLVGVVSLRDVIVNNENADIRDIMSTRVVSAEDDLDQEEVARMIKTYDLLAVPVVNKQKDLVGIVTVDDVMDVLEDEMTEDIGEISASKGSTDTNLTAVQAAKKRAPWIVLLMFLGLITANVIGQYEETLEAVVLLSVFIPLIMDSAGNTGTQSLAVVVRSLATGSFERKGISQMLKRELGTGVLMGLICAVVLIITVSIIYDSPMLAGIVAVSIFLTLSVAAFIGAVLPLIINKLHIDPAVASGPFITTLNDIIGLFIYFTIATSFIQHL
- a CDS encoding NADH:flavin oxidoreductase; translated protein: MGHTDTSTAPLFTPFTSDRLSLTNRTVMAPMTRRFSPEGVPGEDVAAYYRRRAENNVGLIVTEGTGINHPSSVSGSSIPVFYGEKALNGWANVVKQVHEAGGKIVPQLWHVGMTRNIGDLPNKEALPVGPSGLNLSGEKVTEPMTEKEIEQMVEAYAQGAAAAKRIGFDGIELHGAHGYLIDQFFWEKTNQRTDRYGGDIVSRTRFAVEVIEACRREVGPGFPIILRFSQWKMSDYGAKLADSPDELERFLKPLTEAGVDIFHCSTRRFWEPEFEGSNLNLAGWTKKLTGKPAISVGSVGLDEEFTSGRGAETTSLDGLMKRLNNEEFDLVAIGRSLLKDPEWVEKIRNGKAEELLPYSRDSLKTLY
- a CDS encoding MogA/MoaB family molybdenum cofactor biosynthesis protein; the protein is MSVTEHRNEAPHTAACMIITVSDTRTKEDDKSGRLISEFLESANYTVQDHRIVKDEYEDIQQLIDNAAKDEKIDAVLLNGGTGIAKRDTTYEAVQKMLEKEIPGFGELFRYLSYVEDIGSAAILSRAVAGVYHDTAIFSMPGSSGAVRLAMNKIIIPELAHVIREVRKDL
- a CDS encoding nucleotidyltransferase domain-containing protein, producing the protein MKMAEKTAARHFIQQSFPHCNVAFLGGSAASGELTEHSDLDVVILDETQSSSFRQCFCCFQWKIEAFVYNRTSLSFAFEMSRIEGIPSILRMCAEGIILKDDGSALEIQDKAKECIRNGPFEWVEEKQEHMRFMITDLLDDLNSCTDDKEKIFVAIKLFDLVSEFVLRADGHWIGQGKWMYRSLFQYDSHLCERYVEGFHTFMKTGNSEALSTLTDKVLERHGGRLFEGYKESFY
- a CDS encoding Na+/H+ antiporter NhaC family protein, producing MSDHSENGNKITSLHFRFGPFGAALPLVFFVAWAVTISVLQISSEIGLVMGAMIGLTIGLLLCKSRWEHYAQGLFEGLSQPVGVVAIVAWFYAGMFSQVLQLGGLVEGLVWIGIATGVTGGLFVALTFILAAVFSTAVGTGYGTTVAFCTLMFPAGVATGADPVMLFGAILAGAVFGDNLAPVSDTTIVSATTQNADVPGVVRSRFKYSIAAAVPSVLLFAVFGGSSAPIGEQGSLSTIMNSTDPIGLIMLLPFVLVLILALSGHHLLTSLTWGIISSIPLILLLNLGTFSDIIHFDASSDDIIQGALIEGIKGYVNMAVLILLIVAAAHLMHLGGTMQAITNGVIKWVRSSMRRAESAMWGIVALLNSAITINTAAEIAAAPFVRAIGEKYRIHRYRRANMLDAVTSALGYIFPWGAPVLLGWSTIQSMQETYNWLPIVQPNEVFPFVFHGWFLALIMLIAALTSWGLRYEGKKGEALKEKPKE
- a CDS encoding glucosaminidase domain-containing protein, producing MDEENYSILGDTILSPDLLNQFAKSIHSDAPELGYYYLKYGEYYGIRGDVAFAQALHETDFFRFTGVVKPEQNNFCGLGATGPDNPGASFDTPEEGVLAHMQHLYAYSSSSALPDKYPLVDPRFQLVERGSATTWVGLNGKWAVPGDRYGQMILNLYERNVKASQKTLEDLLEEIKA
- a CDS encoding TIGR00266 family protein, coding for MNNHEIDYTLYGDDMQFVEVELDPDETVIAEAGGLMMMEDNIRMETIFGDGSSSSNDGGIVGKLIGAGKRVVTGESLFMTTFTNEGNGKKRVSFASPYPGKIIPMDLSEINGKLICQKDAFLAAAKGVSIGVEFQRKIGTGFFGGEGFIMQKLEGDGMAFIHAGGTIHKKELEPGETLRVDTGCLAAMTGEVDYDVEFVGGVKTALFGGEGVFFVTLRGPGTVWVQTLPFSRLASRVFAAMPQEGGSKGEGSLAGSLFNNIFGGDRR
- a CDS encoding heterocycloanthracin/sonorensin family bacteriocin, encoding MKMDEFQNELQNLNVGDFQANEAVPWDQNQHHIDQARQCGGFSCFFCFFCFNCFRCANCFRCSNCFRCGGRCGGRCGGRCGGRCSG
- a CDS encoding TIGR00341 family protein codes for the protein MTTQLIEVYVPQETFPVIKNAVEKFDIISQWTSYESSDYILVRILVETKHSEEILNYLEQASNQNDKLSALLFSLKTYIPHLEDKKEELEGEDEKSEERDLIRASRHELYSVVLESSKISKSFSWFLLLSALVATAGIVKNSPAIVIGAMMIAPIIGPFSAVAFASVLGDYKLLRQALVSALYGLILPIGVAITFGYFFALPVNSQEFLSRMNIELIDIIAALASGAAGAISFVKRVSEAFVGVMVSVALLPPAVVFGMMVGAAKWEGALTPLLLLLVNTSSIVLSAIVVFWLSGIKPVNWQEIQEAYTSRKFSLLFVLLIILTLFAVIFFIQF